One genomic region from Penaeus monodon isolate SGIC_2016 chromosome 24, NSTDA_Pmon_1, whole genome shotgun sequence encodes:
- the LOC119588943 gene encoding uncharacterized protein LOC119588943 yields MSVEEPNQDELLTVNETASQQNLKTEPRRSFGAELISFFARRLSNQPTQEVSVEDNVNYTKPIDTTAQGSLADQDISSPRSTSPGLDAKRSPRGSATSIKEPYIETEIDRSSSPGMEADASPRESLLARDTLPRRSISEVEKEISSRASFTGLEKPASPLLEIQDSDSKYDEPHPELLHPRKSIGAEVLDFLVRRLSTQSTSYDVNEEKTLSPIERLSTGLESENLSRGSPTNLDISTSPRSSTAGLEESQTQITESEVLDFLVRRLSNKTLSEEDDAISPNLENEGDTILPQKSLENILDNRASISSSVDEEIINILTSRKLSKDLSSPLETADGPVVEELNVTDQLSPTPSLDEAQAARASPESLLSIPHEPQAEHLQHRKSIGAEILDFLVRRLSSKPPVDHDNHDVEDPSILEPETEVYSSPRASLISPEIRIEVSEYNDVQEVDKSPRGSDASIHSYKSSVDDPENFKTPRQSITDPISAIEIQEEKERDSEWSPRGSTAGLEVQKSPRGSTAGLEVQKSPRGSTAGLEVQKSPRGSTAGLEAQKSPRGSTAGLEVQKSPRGSTAGLEAQKSPRGSTAGLEAQKSPRGSTADLEVQKSPRGSVPTLEAPTSEAAPEVQLRSKSSAPREGAQQNRRSLIKYINDQEDTLPELCSSPESVELIQASDTEDTLDLIGSTTDNESDSDLETVLNITDLDSPDAVGQELEPFRKKSLTSSRTRINVAHSRRGDGYNTDPEPTVAKGKQSSIYIEESPNIIIALYDHIMTILTLPDLSLDEYSITQVSKSKLTESSQQLSRSVSPPAIESQVPRPLSEPDADKTVREPGHEEETLTLTSNTVAGKGRSKWNIMPNVSRLDTTVQEYQRKKSLNEISAVTFCGCGFLGVYLVGAATYLQESAPWLLRGRIGGSSVGSLIATCIVCNIPLQVIRENLLATAKASRSFLLGPLNPAFPIEEPLLKNLLKILPEDAHLRASGRLYLVVNHYKSREELVRAVLCCCFLPGISGFSVPSFHGRRYLDGGMTNNMPLKGPNTLAINAFAGEFDVCPMDNDYQTKWLTTALNQTLEMTMINLRRFFLALVPPNPEELDEFYWQGYEDAKRCLADRV; encoded by the exons ATGTCCGTTGAAGAGCCCAACCAGGATGAATTACTGACAGTCAACGAAACAGCAAGCCAACAAAATTTAAAGACAGAACCTCGAAGGTCATTTGGGGCTGAACTGATTAGTTTCTTTGCACGTCGGCTCAGTAATCAACCCACACAAGAAGTCTCAGTGGAAGATAATGTCAATTATACAAAACCTATTGACACAACTGCACAGGGCTCATTAGCAGACCAAGACATTTCCTCACCAAGAAGTACATCTCCTGGTCTAGATGCAAAGAGGTCACCAAGAGGGTCTGCTACAAGTATCAAAGAGCCATACATAGAAACTGAAATAGACAGAAGCTCATCACCAGGTATGGAAGCAGATGCTTCACCAAGAGAATCTTTATTAGCCCGAGATACATTACCAAGAAGGTCTATTtcagaagtagaaaaagagatcTCTTCTAGAGCATCATTTACAGGATTAGAAAAACCAGCTTCACCTCTTCTTGAAATTCAGGATTCAGACTCAAAATATGATGAACCGCACCCAGAACTTCTTCACCCTCGCAAGTCTATCGGAGCAGAAGTTTTGGACTTCTTGGTTCGTAGACTCAGCACTCAATCTACATCTTATGATGTTAATGAGGAAAAAACTTTGTCCCCTATCGAAAGGTTATCTACAGGTTTGGAATCAGAAAACTTATCAAGAGGATCTCCCACAAATCTGGATATTTCAACCTCACCCAGAAGTTCGACAGCTGGATTAGAAGAATCACAGACTCAGATCACTGAATCAGAAGTGTTGGACTTTTTGGTGCGTAGACTGAGTAATAAAACTTTGTCTGAGGAAGATGACGCAATATCGCCCAACCTAGAAAATGAAGGAGACACCATATTACCTCAAAAGTCACTGGAAAATATACTTGATAATCGAGCATCCATATCCTCATCAGTGGATGAGGAAATAATTAACATTTTGACATCCCGAAAGCTATCAAAAGATCTTTCAAGTCCTTTGGAGACAGCAGATGGCCCAGTTGTGGAAGAACTAAATGTCACAGATCAGCTGTCACCCACACCTAGTTTGGATGAAGCACAGGCTGCAAGGGCTTCGCCTGAAAGTCTGTTGAGTATACCCCATGAACCACAGGCAGAACATCTGCAACATCGTAAGTCAATTGGGGCAGAGATACTGGACTTTTTAGTACGCAGGCTGAGTAGCAAACCTCCAGTGGATCATGATAACCATGACGTTGAGGATCCAAGTATACTTGAACCTGAAACAGAAGTATACAGTTCACCAAGAGCTTCACTGATCAGTCCAGAAATTAGGATTGAAGTCTCAGAATATAATGATGTTCAAGAAGTAGACAAATCTCCTAGAGGATCAGATGCTAGCATTCATTCTTATAAATCATCTGTTGATGATCCAGAGAATTTCAAAACTCCAAGGCAATCAATAACAGATCCTATTTCAGCTATAGAAAtccaggaagagaaagaaagggattcTGAATGGTCTCCAAGAGGCTCAACGGCAGGACTGGAGGTTCAGAAATCTCCGAGAGGCTCAACAGCAGGATTGGAGGTTCAGAAATCTCCAAGAGGTTCAACTGCAGGATTGGAGGTTCAGAAATCTCCAAGAGGTTCAACGGCAGGATTGGAG GCTCAGAAATCTCCAAGAGGTTCAACGGCAGGATTGGAGGTTCAGAAATCTCCAAGAGGTTCGACGGCAGGATTGGAGGCTCAGAAATCTCCAAGAGGTTCAACGGCAGGTCTGGAGGCTCAGAAATCTCCAAGAGGTTCAACGGCAGATCTGGAGGTTCAGAAATCTCCAAGAGGCTCAGTACCAACTCTTGAGGCTCCGACCTCTGAGGCCGCTCCGGAGGTCCAACTCCGGTCTAAGAGCTCGGCCCCGAGAGAGGGCGCTCAGCAGAACCGCCGCTCACTGATCAAGTATATCAACGACCAGGAAGACACCCTGCCGGAGCTCTGTTCCAGCCCCGAGTCAGTCGAACTCATCCAGGCCTCGGACACAGAGGATACCCTCGACCTAATAGGCTCCACGACAGACAATGAGAGCGACTCCGACCTGGAGACTGTTCTCAACATCACTGACCTGGACTCGCCTGACGCGGTGGGCCAGGAGCTGGAGCCCTTCAGGAAGAAATCTCTTACTTCGAGTCGAACGAGGATCAATGTTGCGCACTCCAGGAGAGGGGATGGTTATAACACGGACCCTGAGCCTACCGTGGCTAAGGGTAAACAGAGCAGTATTTACATTGAAGAGTCgcctaatattatcattgctttgtACGATCACATTATGACCATTCTGACGCTGCCTGACTTGTCTCTGGATGAATATAGCATCACGCAAGTCAGTAAATCTAAACTAACCGAGTCAAGTCAGCAACTAAGCAGAAGCGTTTCTCCGCCAGCCATTGAGAGTCAGGTCCCTAGGCCCCTCTCTGAACCAGACGCGGATAAGACGGTAAGGGAACCTGGGCATGAGGAGGAGACTTTAACTCTTACATCAAACACTGTTGCAGGAAAGGGAAGGTCGAAGTGGAACATCATGCCTAATGTGAGCCGGTTGGATACAACTGTTCAGGAGTACCAAAGGAAGAAGTCTTTGAATGA AATCTCCGCAGTAACCTTCTGCGGGTGTGGGTTCTTGGGAGTCTACTTGGTCGGCGCAGCCACGTACCTTCAGGAAAGCGCCCCTTGGCTCCTTCGCGGGCGCATCGGGGGCTCCTCCGTCGGGTCCCTCATTGCCACTTGCATCGTGTGCAACATTCCCTTACAG GTCATCCGCGAGAACCTCTTGGCCACGGCGAAGGCCTCCCGCTCCTTCCTCCTGGGGCCGCTGAACCCTGCTTTCCCCATCGAAGAACCTCTGCTTAAGAACCTGCTAAAGATCCTGCCGGAGGACGCCCATCTCCGAGCTTCAGGGCGGCTCTACCTC GTCGTGAATCACTACAAGTCAAGAGAGGAGCTAGTGCGCGCTGTTCTCTGCTGCTGCTTCTTGCCTGGCATCTCTGGGTTCTCTGTGCCCAGCTTCCACGGACGCAG GTATCTCGACGGCGGCATGACGAATAACATGCCTCTGAAGGGGCCCAACACCCTCGCCATCAACGCCTTCGCCGGGGAGTTCGACGTGTGCCCGATGGACAACGACTACCAGACCAAGTGGCTCACGACGGCCCTCAACCAGACGCTGGAGATGACCATGATAAACCTGCGCCGCTTCTTCTTGGCCTTAGTGCCTCCCAACCCCGAGGAGCTGGACGAGTTCTACTGGCAGGGCTACGAGGACGCCAAGAGATGTTTGGCTGACAGGGTTtga